Part of the Kitasatospora sp. NBC_00374 genome is shown below.
CTCCTTCTTGGCGCCGTAGCGGCTGCGAGCCTGCTTGCGGTTCTTGACACCCTGGGTGTCAAGCGAACCGCGGATGATCTTGTAGCGGACACCAGGAAGGTCCTTCACACGACCACCGCGCACCAGCACGATGGAGTGCTCCTGCAGGTTGTGGCCCTCGCCCGGGATGTAAGCGGTGACCTCGATCCCGCTGGTGAGGCGCACACGGGCGACCTTGCGAAGCGCCGAGTTCGGCTTCTTCGGGGTGGTC
Proteins encoded:
- the rpsL gene encoding 30S ribosomal protein S12, giving the protein MPTIQQLVRKGRQDKVEKNKTPALKGSPQRRGVCTRVYTTTPKKPNSALRKVARVRLTSGIEVTAYIPGEGHNLQEHSIVLVRGGRVKDLPGVRYKIIRGSLDTQGVKNRKQARSRYGAKKEK